The following proteins are co-located in the Vibrio azureus genome:
- the pyrB gene encoding aspartate carbamoyltransferase encodes MANSLYQKHIISIPELSREELELIVSTAGQLKQDPRPELISNKVIASCFFEPSTRTRLSFETAIQRIGGDVIGFDNGGNTSLAKKGETLSDSVQVIASYVDAFVMRHPQEGAARLASEFSNGVPVINAGDGANQHPTQTLLDLYTIAETQGRLDNLNVAFVGDLKYGRTVHSLTQALAKFKNIRFFFVAPEALAMPEYICEELDEAGIQYSLHTDMESVIPELDILYMTRVQKERFDESEYAHIKSAYILTAALLEGARENLKVLHPLPRVDEITTDVDATPHAYYFQQAENGVYARQALLALVLNQTL; translated from the coding sequence ATGGCGAACTCGCTTTATCAGAAGCACATCATCTCTATTCCAGAGCTTTCGCGAGAAGAACTGGAACTTATTGTCAGCACTGCAGGTCAGCTTAAACAAGACCCTCGCCCCGAATTAATTAGTAATAAGGTCATCGCGAGCTGCTTTTTTGAACCTTCAACTCGAACTCGTTTGTCTTTCGAAACAGCGATTCAACGCATTGGTGGGGATGTCATCGGTTTTGACAATGGCGGCAACACTTCACTGGCAAAAAAAGGAGAAACACTGTCTGATTCGGTACAGGTGATCGCTTCTTACGTTGATGCCTTCGTAATGCGCCATCCACAAGAAGGAGCCGCACGTTTGGCTTCAGAGTTCTCTAATGGCGTGCCAGTAATCAATGCTGGAGACGGTGCCAACCAGCACCCAACGCAAACCTTGCTCGACCTTTACACCATTGCTGAAACGCAGGGTCGCCTAGATAATTTAAACGTCGCATTTGTTGGTGACCTAAAATACGGCCGCACCGTGCACTCTTTGACTCAAGCATTAGCAAAATTCAAAAACATTCGCTTCTTCTTTGTGGCACCAGAAGCGCTCGCCATGCCTGAATACATCTGTGAAGAGCTAGACGAAGCAGGGATTCAATACAGCCTCCACACTGACATGGAAAGCGTCATTCCTGAATTAGATATTTTGTACATGACACGCGTACAGAAGGAACGCTTTGACGAATCTGAGTACGCACACATTAAGTCTGCTTACATTCTAACAGCTGCGTTATTAGAGGGCGCTCGTGAGAACCTAAAAGTCCTTCATCCTCTTCCACGCGTTGATGAAATCACCACGGATGTGGATGCAACACCACATGCGTATTACTTCCAGCAAGCCGAGAATGGCGTGTATGCTCGCCAAGCCTTATTGGCATTGGTTCTTAACCAAACACTGTAA
- the pyrI gene encoding aspartate carbamoyltransferase regulatory subunit, translating into MTKETQLQVEAIKNGTVIDHIPAQIGIKVLKLFDMHNSSQRVTIGLNLPSSALGHKDLLKIENVFISEEQANKLALYAPHATVNQIENYEVVKKLELELPEKVNNVFECPNSNCITHNEPVISSFQVFEKKTDIRLKCKYCEKVFAREIVTER; encoded by the coding sequence ATGACCAAAGAAACTCAATTGCAGGTAGAAGCTATCAAAAATGGTACCGTTATTGACCATATTCCTGCTCAGATTGGCATTAAAGTACTCAAGCTTTTCGATATGCATAATTCATCTCAACGAGTCACGATTGGCCTTAATTTGCCTTCTTCAGCTCTGGGTCATAAGGACCTGCTGAAGATTGAGAATGTGTTTATTAGCGAAGAACAAGCCAATAAACTCGCTCTATATGCACCTCATGCCACCGTCAATCAAATCGAAAACTATGAAGTTGTCAAAAAGCTGGAACTCGAGTTACCAGAGAAGGTGAATAATGTCTTCGAATGCCCTAACAGTAACTGCATTACACATAATGAGCCCGTTATCAGCAGCTTCCAAGTCTTCGAGAAAAAAACAGACATTCGCCTGAAGTGTAAATACTGCGAAAAAGTGTTTGCGCGTGAAATCGTGACCGAGCGCTAA
- a CDS encoding RidA family protein, with product MTKVLHTESAPAAIGPYIQGVDLGNMVLTSGQIPVNPATGEVSTDIAEQARQSLENVKAVVEASGLKVTDIVKMTVFVKDLNDFGTVNEVYGKFFDEHDVTHYPARSCVEVARLPKDVGIEIEAIAVRK from the coding sequence ATGACCAAAGTACTTCACACGGAATCTGCACCTGCAGCAATTGGCCCTTACATTCAAGGTGTCGACCTTGGCAATATGGTCCTAACTTCAGGCCAAATCCCAGTGAATCCAGCGACAGGTGAGGTCTCCACAGACATCGCTGAGCAAGCTCGCCAATCCCTAGAAAATGTAAAAGCGGTTGTTGAAGCGTCAGGACTTAAGGTCACTGATATTGTAAAAATGACAGTCTTCGTTAAAGACCTTAATGATTTCGGCACGGTCAACGAAGTGTACGGTAAATTCTTTGATGAGCACGATGTAACACATTATCCTGCACGCTCTTGCGTGGAAGTTGCACGCCTACCAAAAGATGTTGGCATCGAGATTGAAGCCATCGCAGTACGCAAGTAA
- a CDS encoding 1-acylglycerol-3-phosphate O-acyltransferase, with the protein MITLLRVLAIAIFAIVMFIGGCGYCLLSPRNPKHVFTFGRLFAKMSRVFGIKLELRIPEDAYSRGQHVYIANHQNNWDMFTVSSAVTPKVVTVGKKSLAWMPLFGQLYWLTGNILIDRGNRSKAKGTIDQVINSIKESDVSVWMFPEGTRSRGRGLLPFKTGAFHAAIGAGVPIIPIVCSSTDKIKFSRWNNGHVIVEMLPPVSTDGYGKEGIRELANLCREQMEAKLEALDAEVKQRNQA; encoded by the coding sequence ATGATTACACTTTTACGTGTATTGGCCATCGCAATCTTTGCGATTGTGATGTTTATTGGTGGTTGTGGGTATTGTTTACTCAGCCCGAGAAACCCTAAACACGTTTTCACCTTTGGTCGCCTGTTTGCCAAAATGTCACGCGTGTTTGGTATTAAACTTGAGCTACGTATCCCTGAAGACGCTTACTCGCGTGGTCAGCATGTCTATATTGCTAACCACCAGAACAACTGGGATATGTTTACTGTATCTTCAGCAGTGACACCCAAAGTGGTCACAGTGGGTAAAAAAAGCCTAGCTTGGATGCCACTGTTTGGGCAGTTGTACTGGTTAACTGGTAATATCCTGATTGATCGAGGTAATCGCTCTAAGGCGAAAGGAACCATTGATCAAGTCATCAACAGCATTAAAGAAAGTGATGTATCCGTATGGATGTTCCCTGAGGGCACGCGGTCACGTGGTCGTGGCTTACTGCCTTTTAAAACTGGGGCATTTCATGCTGCTATTGGTGCTGGAGTTCCGATTATCCCGATTGTTTGCAGCTCTACGGATAAGATTAAATTTAGTCGTTGGAATAATGGGCACGTTATTGTCGAAATGCTGCCACCAGTTAGTACTGACGGTTATGGAAAAGAAGGCATTCGTGAGTTAGCTAACTTGTGCCGTGAGCAAATGGAAGCCAAGTTAGAAGCCTTAGATGCAGAAGTAAAACAGCGTAACCAAGCTTAA
- the murA gene encoding UDP-N-acetylglucosamine 1-carboxyvinyltransferase, protein MEKFRVIGSDKPLSGNVTISGAKNAALPILFASILAEEPVEVANVPNLRDIDTTMELLKRLGADVSRNDCSVLVDPSRINEYCAPYDLVKTMRASIWALGPLVARFGQGQVSLPGGCAIGARPVDLHITGLEQLGATITLEDGYVKAEVDGRLKGAHIVMDKVSVGATITVMCAAALAEGTTTLDNAAREPEIVDTADFLNIMGAKISGAGTDTITIEGVERLGGGKHNVVADRIETGTFLVAAAVSGGKVTCHNTNAHLLEAVLAKLEEAGARVETGEDWISVDMTDRELKAVSIRTAPHPGFPTDMQAQFTLLNMMAKGGGVITENIFENRFMHVPELMRMGAKAEIEGNTVICGDVDSLSGAQVMATDLRASASLVIAGCIAKGETIVDRIYHIDRGYDKIENKLSALGANIERVTEAS, encoded by the coding sequence ATGGAAAAGTTTCGAGTTATTGGGTCAGATAAACCGCTTTCGGGTAATGTGACCATCTCTGGTGCCAAAAATGCGGCACTGCCGATTTTATTTGCGTCAATTTTGGCTGAAGAGCCAGTTGAAGTTGCCAATGTACCGAATCTTCGTGATATCGATACAACGATGGAGCTGCTTAAGCGCTTAGGTGCCGACGTTAGCCGCAATGATTGTTCAGTTCTCGTTGATCCAAGTCGAATTAATGAATACTGTGCGCCATATGATTTAGTTAAAACCATGCGTGCTTCTATTTGGGCATTAGGTCCACTTGTCGCAAGGTTTGGTCAAGGTCAAGTTTCTTTACCAGGCGGTTGTGCCATCGGTGCTCGCCCTGTTGACCTTCACATCACTGGCTTAGAGCAGCTTGGTGCCACCATCACTCTAGAAGATGGCTATGTTAAAGCAGAAGTAGACGGCCGCTTAAAGGGTGCACACATCGTGATGGATAAAGTCAGCGTTGGTGCAACGATTACGGTAATGTGTGCTGCTGCACTTGCTGAAGGAACGACAACGCTAGATAACGCAGCGCGTGAGCCTGAAATCGTAGACACGGCAGATTTCCTCAACATTATGGGGGCCAAAATCTCTGGAGCAGGCACGGATACCATCACGATTGAGGGTGTTGAACGCTTAGGTGGTGGCAAGCACAATGTGGTTGCAGACCGTATTGAAACCGGAACATTCCTAGTCGCAGCGGCAGTATCTGGTGGTAAAGTGACTTGTCATAACACCAACGCTCATCTACTTGAAGCCGTACTCGCTAAGCTAGAAGAGGCTGGAGCACGAGTTGAAACGGGTGAAGATTGGATCTCTGTTGATATGACGGATCGTGAGTTGAAAGCCGTGAGCATTCGTACTGCGCCACATCCTGGTTTCCCTACAGACATGCAAGCACAATTTACGTTGCTCAATATGATGGCAAAAGGCGGTGGTGTTATTACTGAGAACATCTTCGAAAACCGTTTTATGCACGTACCAGAATTGATGCGTATGGGGGCAAAAGCAGAAATCGAAGGTAATACGGTTATCTGTGGCGATGTAGACTCTTTAAGTGGTGCACAAGTGATGGCAACGGATCTACGTGCATCAGCAAGTTTGGTTATTGCTGGCTGTATTGCAAAAGGCGAAACCATCGTTGATCGTATTTATCATATTGATCGTGGTTACGACAAGATAGAGAACAAACTATCTGCTCTTGGTGCAAATATTGAGCGAGTGACTGAAGCAAGTTAA
- the ibaG gene encoding BolA family iron metabolism protein IbaG: MDSAKVQQLLEEALNLEEVHVKGEGSHYEVVAVDACFDGMSRVKKQQLIYGPLMDYIQRNDIHALSIKAFTPEEWARNKKLMSL; the protein is encoded by the coding sequence GTGGATAGCGCAAAAGTACAACAGTTACTAGAAGAAGCACTAAACCTTGAAGAAGTGCACGTAAAAGGTGAAGGTAGCCACTATGAGGTGGTTGCTGTTGATGCTTGTTTCGATGGAATGAGCCGCGTTAAAAAGCAGCAATTAATTTATGGTCCTCTGATGGATTACATTCAGCGTAATGACATTCACGCACTATCGATTAAAGCCTTTACTCCTGAAGAGTGGGCTCGCAACAAAAAGCTAATGTCGCTTTAA
- a CDS encoding STAS domain-containing protein, whose translation MSQSHTQWHLQPDILKLTGALDHQAVPELWKVAQAWQPVQTEFECSLERVERIDSAGMVMLIHLIEHAKNKNCHIMLSFVPEQLRTLFQLSNVESLVAKHIQNYQR comes from the coding sequence ATGAGTCAATCTCATACCCAGTGGCATTTGCAGCCGGACATACTTAAGCTTACAGGAGCACTCGATCATCAAGCGGTTCCAGAGTTATGGAAAGTTGCCCAAGCTTGGCAGCCGGTACAAACAGAGTTTGAGTGTTCATTAGAAAGGGTAGAGCGCATCGACTCTGCAGGTATGGTGATGTTAATCCATCTAATAGAGCATGCAAAAAATAAAAACTGTCATATAATGCTGAGTTTCGTGCCTGAGCAACTGCGCACATTATTTCAATTGAGTAATGTTGAGTCGCTTGTGGCCAAGCATATACAGAATTATCAGAGGTAA
- the mlaC gene encoding phospholipid-binding protein MlaC: MFSRILLSFIAMFTTTSALAAKQIDKTQPYQMMKEVAEVTFERLKAEQDTIKQDPNELKVIVEEELMPYVNYRYAALKLLGPNLKGAKREDVGEFITAFRAYLVTSYAQVLTQYSDQKIQFGPEVKLDPSKRITSIKVDIIEAPRPNIKLEFKLRKDKKSGEWQAFDMVAEGISLLSSKQAEWNSTIRQKGILVAAKDLEKLAAQPIRFEAK; encoded by the coding sequence ATGTTTTCAAGAATCTTACTTTCTTTTATTGCAATGTTTACAACCACAAGTGCATTAGCAGCCAAACAAATCGACAAAACTCAGCCGTATCAGATGATGAAAGAGGTTGCTGAAGTGACTTTCGAGCGTCTCAAAGCAGAACAAGATACCATCAAGCAAGATCCTAATGAGCTTAAAGTCATTGTTGAAGAAGAGTTGATGCCTTATGTCAATTATCGTTATGCCGCATTAAAGTTATTAGGCCCTAATTTAAAAGGGGCAAAACGAGAAGATGTGGGTGAATTTATCACTGCTTTTCGTGCTTACTTAGTGACTTCATACGCACAGGTGCTGACTCAATATTCTGACCAGAAAATCCAGTTTGGCCCAGAAGTAAAACTCGATCCGTCTAAACGCATCACCAGTATTAAAGTTGATATTATTGAAGCGCCACGACCAAACATTAAACTGGAGTTCAAACTTCGCAAGGATAAGAAGAGTGGAGAATGGCAAGCCTTTGATATGGTCGCGGAAGGCATCAGCCTGTTGTCCAGTAAGCAGGCGGAATGGAATTCAACAATTCGCCAAAAAGGCATCCTTGTTGCAGCCAAAGACCTTGAAAAGCTGGCCGCTCAGCCAATCCGTTTTGAGGCGAAATAG
- the mlaD gene encoding outer membrane lipid asymmetry maintenance protein MlaD, with protein MQQTRKTELWVGSFVLAGICAILVMIFQVADVKNLGSGNTYTLKAEFDNIGSLKVRSPVKVGGVVVGRVSDISLNPETLLPVVSLSINGNYHQFPETSSVQILTSGLIGEQYIGLVPGFVFDDEEMLTNGDVIEDTKSALVLEDLIGQVLYSIGGSDKSDAKSEE; from the coding sequence ATGCAACAAACACGTAAAACTGAATTATGGGTTGGCAGCTTTGTCTTGGCAGGAATTTGTGCAATTCTTGTGATGATTTTTCAAGTTGCTGACGTGAAGAACTTGGGTTCTGGAAATACTTACACTTTAAAAGCTGAATTTGACAACATCGGTAGTTTGAAAGTGCGCTCACCGGTTAAAGTTGGTGGTGTGGTCGTTGGGCGAGTCAGTGATATCTCGTTAAACCCAGAAACTCTTCTTCCTGTTGTGAGTTTATCAATCAATGGTAATTATCATCAGTTTCCAGAGACATCAAGTGTACAGATCTTGACCTCTGGGCTTATAGGTGAGCAATATATTGGCTTGGTGCCAGGCTTTGTTTTTGATGATGAAGAGATGCTGACTAACGGTGACGTTATCGAAGATACTAAGTCAGCTCTAGTATTAGAAGACCTTATTGGTCAAGTATTATACAGCATTGGTGGCTCTGACAAATCTGATGCGAAAAGTGAGGAATAA
- the mlaE gene encoding lipid asymmetry maintenance ABC transporter permease subunit MlaE, whose protein sequence is MVNSFLQFVASLGRRTLAICEAFGRATLMLLGALLSRPQPLKNLPLLIKQLYSVGVQSLAIIVVSGLFIGMVLSLQGYVVLVDYGAEGSLGQMVALSLLRELGPVVTALLFAGRAGSALTAEIGLMKATEQLSSLEMMAVDPLKRVIAPRFWAGAISMPLLAMIFMAIGIWGAELVGVDWKGVDHGSFWAAMQSSVELAQDIGNSLIKCFVFAITVTWIALFNGYDAIPTSEGISRATTRTVVHSSLAVLGLDFVLTALMFGN, encoded by the coding sequence ATGGTCAATAGTTTCCTTCAATTTGTTGCTTCATTAGGGCGACGAACTTTAGCCATCTGTGAAGCCTTTGGGCGAGCGACGTTAATGTTGCTCGGAGCCTTGCTTTCCCGACCTCAACCACTGAAAAACTTACCACTACTGATTAAGCAATTGTACTCAGTCGGAGTACAGTCTTTAGCGATAATCGTTGTTTCTGGTTTGTTCATCGGTATGGTACTGAGCCTACAAGGTTATGTCGTTTTGGTTGACTATGGTGCCGAAGGTAGCCTTGGACAGATGGTTGCGCTGTCATTACTGCGAGAACTTGGGCCGGTTGTGACCGCATTATTGTTTGCCGGCCGAGCTGGTTCTGCATTGACGGCTGAAATTGGCTTAATGAAAGCAACGGAACAGTTGTCTAGCTTAGAGATGATGGCTGTTGACCCCTTAAAACGGGTGATTGCCCCTCGTTTTTGGGCAGGAGCCATTTCAATGCCATTGCTGGCGATGATTTTTATGGCGATAGGCATTTGGGGTGCAGAGCTCGTCGGTGTTGATTGGAAAGGGGTTGATCACGGCAGCTTTTGGGCGGCGATGCAATCGTCGGTAGAATTAGCTCAAGACATTGGTAATAGCTTAATCAAATGTTTTGTCTTTGCGATTACGGTAACTTGGATCGCTTTATTTAATGGTTATGACGCGATTCCTACTTCGGAAGGAATCAGTCGAGCTACAACACGCACTGTAGTGCATTCTTCTTTAGCGGTACTCGGGCTAGACTTTGTACTGACCGCATTGATGTTTGGGAATTAA
- the mlaF gene encoding phospholipid ABC transporter ATP-binding protein MlaF, with protein MSNNDLVTVKNLTFSRGERKIFDGVDVHVPKGKVTAIMGPSGIGKTTLLRLIGGQLYPDQGEIWFDGDNIPKLSRKKLYQARKKMSMLFQSGALFTDLNVFDNVAFPLREHTELSEEFIRTMVLLKLEAVGLRGAAQLMPSELSGGMARRAALARAIALDPGLIMYDEPFVGQDPITMGVLVELIGNLNRALGLTSIVVSHDVPEVMSIADWVYLMADGKVIASGTPQALRENPDPRVQQFLQGDADGPVPFRFPAKSIEKDLFDGQ; from the coding sequence ATGTCGAACAACGATTTAGTTACCGTTAAAAACCTGACCTTTTCACGCGGAGAACGCAAGATCTTTGATGGTGTTGACGTCCATGTCCCTAAAGGCAAAGTGACGGCGATTATGGGGCCTTCTGGGATAGGAAAAACAACCCTGTTACGCTTGATCGGTGGGCAGCTTTATCCAGACCAAGGTGAAATTTGGTTTGATGGAGATAATATACCGAAGTTATCGCGTAAAAAGCTGTATCAAGCACGTAAAAAAATGAGCATGCTGTTCCAATCGGGAGCATTATTCACAGATTTGAATGTGTTTGATAACGTTGCTTTTCCTTTACGAGAACACACCGAATTATCAGAAGAGTTCATCCGCACTATGGTGTTGCTGAAACTCGAAGCTGTTGGGTTGCGTGGCGCTGCTCAATTAATGCCTAGCGAGCTTTCCGGTGGTATGGCTCGTCGGGCTGCATTAGCTCGAGCGATCGCTCTTGATCCTGGTTTGATTATGTATGATGAACCCTTTGTTGGACAAGATCCGATTACGATGGGAGTTCTTGTTGAGTTGATCGGTAATCTGAATCGCGCTTTGGGTCTGACGTCTATCGTTGTTTCTCACGATGTGCCTGAAGTCATGAGCATTGCGGATTGGGTTTACTTAATGGCTGATGGTAAAGTTATCGCCAGCGGTACGCCTCAAGCACTCCGAGAAAACCCAGATCCTCGTGTACAGCAATTTTTACAAGGGGACGCCGATGGTCCCGTTCCATTCCGTTTTCCTGCAAAAAGTATTGAAAAGGACTTATTTGATGGTCAATAG
- a CDS encoding calcium/sodium antiporter encodes MLEAIALLIVGLILLVWSADKLVYGSAALARNVGISPLVIGMTILAMGSSAPEMMVSATAAWDGKTDTAVGNVLGSNIANIALILGITALIKPLTINSAVIRRELPLMIAVTILAGILLWDDHLGFYEGILLFALFAAFLYMMLKISRQEQKTGDSFIEEQESEIPQDVSNRKALMWVVFGLILLPLAAGMLVDNAVIIAKYFGMSDLVIGLTIIAIGTSLPELAASLAGVLKGEDDMAVGNIIGSNVFNILAVMGLPGIINPSALSEYAMDRDFWVMLGVSLLLVVMCLGKSRSVNRLEGFILLVCFLGYQAYLLTNMTA; translated from the coding sequence ATGCTCGAAGCCATTGCTTTGCTTATTGTCGGTCTTATTCTACTTGTTTGGAGTGCAGACAAATTGGTTTATGGTTCTGCTGCCTTAGCACGTAATGTCGGCATTTCCCCCCTTGTAATTGGCATGACCATTCTTGCTATGGGTTCTTCTGCTCCAGAAATGATGGTCTCAGCAACGGCCGCTTGGGATGGCAAGACAGATACTGCTGTCGGGAATGTGCTTGGCTCCAACATCGCAAACATTGCTCTGATTTTAGGTATTACCGCACTCATCAAACCACTGACTATTAATTCTGCGGTCATTCGTAGAGAGCTTCCGCTCATGATTGCGGTTACGATTCTGGCAGGTATTTTACTTTGGGATGATCATCTAGGATTTTATGAAGGCATACTGTTGTTTGCTTTGTTTGCCGCGTTTCTTTACATGATGTTAAAAATCAGCCGCCAAGAGCAAAAGACTGGCGATAGCTTTATCGAAGAGCAAGAATCAGAAATCCCACAAGATGTCAGCAATCGCAAAGCGTTAATGTGGGTCGTCTTCGGCCTTATTTTGCTGCCTTTAGCTGCGGGTATGCTCGTCGATAATGCTGTGATCATTGCCAAATACTTTGGGATGAGTGACTTGGTGATCGGTTTAACCATTATTGCTATTGGTACCAGCCTTCCTGAACTCGCGGCTTCTCTTGCTGGAGTACTCAAAGGGGAAGATGATATGGCCGTTGGTAATATTATTGGTTCCAATGTGTTTAACATTTTGGCGGTCATGGGACTGCCTGGCATCATCAACCCCTCCGCTTTAAGCGAATACGCAATGGACCGTGACTTTTGGGTCATGCTAGGGGTTTCATTACTACTTGTCGTTATGTGCCTAGGTAAATCACGCAGTGTAAATCGCCTAGAAGGCTTTATCTTGCTAGTATGTTTCTTGGGTTACCAAGCTTATTTGTTAACGAACATGACCGCTTAA
- a CDS encoding KpsF/GutQ family sugar-phosphate isomerase — translation MPTQFDFCSAAKQVLDIETQALKQLGQYFDAQFEQACQLILSHRNKVVVMGMGKSGIIGNKIAATLASTGTPAFFVHPGEAAHGDLGMIGRDDIVIAISNSGESYEILSLFPVLKRMNIKVISMTGKPESSMAKLSDIHLQVSVPKEACPLGLAPTSSTTATLVMGDALAVALLQARGFSTEDFALSHPGGALGRKLLLKLADIMHSGEALPKVAPNALIRDALLEISEKGLGMTAIVDEHDAMLGIFTDGDLRRTLDKRIDIHNTAISEVMTQNPTTAHPDMLAVEGVNLMQEKNINALILCDQNKFVGALNMHDLLKAGVM, via the coding sequence ATGCCAACTCAATTTGATTTTTGCTCTGCAGCGAAGCAAGTGCTAGATATCGAAACTCAAGCACTTAAGCAGCTAGGGCAGTATTTTGATGCTCAGTTTGAACAAGCCTGCCAGTTAATTTTATCCCATCGTAACAAAGTCGTTGTTATGGGCATGGGCAAATCTGGGATCATTGGTAATAAAATCGCCGCCACCCTCGCCAGTACAGGTACTCCTGCATTTTTTGTCCATCCTGGTGAAGCCGCACATGGTGATCTAGGAATGATCGGTCGCGATGATATTGTTATCGCAATTTCTAACTCGGGTGAGTCTTATGAGATCTTATCTCTTTTCCCAGTTTTAAAGCGTATGAACATCAAAGTCATCAGTATGACAGGTAAGCCCGAATCCAGTATGGCTAAGCTCTCCGATATACATTTGCAAGTGTCCGTGCCGAAAGAGGCGTGTCCATTAGGTTTGGCGCCCACCAGCAGCACTACTGCCACATTGGTGATGGGAGACGCTCTCGCTGTTGCGCTGCTACAAGCGAGGGGATTTTCTACCGAAGATTTTGCCTTGTCTCACCCTGGTGGGGCTTTAGGCAGAAAGCTGTTGCTCAAACTGGCCGATATTATGCATTCTGGAGAGGCTTTACCTAAAGTGGCTCCCAACGCCCTTATTCGCGATGCGTTACTTGAAATATCTGAGAAAGGTTTGGGAATGACCGCTATTGTCGACGAACACGATGCTATGCTTGGTATATTCACAGATGGAGATCTACGCCGAACCTTGGACAAGCGGATTGATATCCACAATACCGCAATCAGTGAAGTGATGACCCAAAACCCGACCACGGCACATCCAGACATGCTGGCTGTAGAAGGGGTAAACTTGATGCAAGAAAAAAACATTAATGCTCTGATTTTGTGTGACCAAAACAAATTTGTTGGTGCCCTAAACATGCATGACCTCCTAAAAGCAGGAGTAATGTAG
- the lptC gene encoding LPS export ABC transporter periplasmic protein LptC, with product MSFTRSIYLLLLVIVAWCGYYLFAPSTNDATQIASDTEQPIFSGHKLENITYGKDGLRSYSIQAEKLDHYSASGETIFAQPTLMVYREGSTLEWKMSAVKAVLDQQKVLTLYDDVLMQNLLPDASFKTLSTDKVVINLTSRDFKADQKVKLLGPKFETTGGAMHGNLKANTATLTDEVQGRYEIVTP from the coding sequence ATGAGCTTTACTCGCAGTATTTATCTGCTCTTGTTAGTCATTGTTGCTTGGTGTGGTTACTACTTATTCGCTCCCAGCACGAACGATGCTACTCAAATCGCATCAGATACAGAACAACCCATCTTCAGTGGTCATAAGTTAGAAAATATCACTTATGGCAAAGATGGGCTTCGTAGTTACTCGATCCAAGCAGAAAAGTTGGATCATTATTCAGCAAGCGGTGAAACTATTTTTGCTCAACCGACACTAATGGTTTACCGTGAAGGAAGCACTCTTGAGTGGAAAATGTCCGCAGTCAAGGCCGTTCTCGATCAACAAAAAGTGTTGACGCTTTATGATGATGTCTTGATGCAGAATCTATTACCCGATGCTAGCTTCAAAACGCTATCTACCGACAAAGTGGTTATTAACTTGACCAGTCGTGACTTTAAAGCCGATCAAAAAGTGAAGTTGCTCGGTCCAAAATTTGAAACTACTGGAGGCGCAATGCACGGCAATCTAAAAGCCAACACTGCGACTCTCACTGATGAAGTTCAAGGTCGATATGAAATCGTTACACCTTAG
- the lptA gene encoding lipopolysaccharide transport periplasmic protein LptA: MKSLHLSLLALIFVTPYSLALKSDTKQPVYINSDTQQVDMKTNRVIFKGSVSLKQGSINIDAAKIVVTRDPKTESIQQIQALGSPATFSQLMEDGKTLSGQANQINYRISTDELTMKGQAQLKQDGNTIQGSSIRYQIGQQKLVADSSKSERVTTVLQPNQIEN; encoded by the coding sequence ATGAAATCGTTACACCTTAGCCTGTTGGCTCTGATTTTTGTTACTCCTTATTCTCTGGCGCTAAAGTCAGATACTAAACAGCCCGTCTATATCAATTCAGACACCCAGCAGGTGGACATGAAAACCAATCGTGTCATTTTCAAAGGGTCGGTGTCTCTCAAACAAGGCAGCATTAACATCGATGCTGCGAAGATCGTCGTCACACGCGATCCAAAAACAGAATCTATTCAACAAATTCAAGCCTTGGGTTCACCTGCTACATTCTCACAACTGATGGAAGATGGTAAAACCTTAAGCGGTCAAGCTAATCAAATTAATTACCGTATCTCAACCGATGAATTGACCATGAAAGGACAAGCGCAGCTTAAACAAGATGGCAATACCATCCAAGGTTCTTCTATTCGTTATCAAATTGGCCAACAAAAGCTGGTTGCTGATAGCTCAAAGAGTGAACGAGTGACAACCGTGTTACAACCAAATCAAATCGAGAATTAA